A region of Chloroflexota bacterium DNA encodes the following proteins:
- a CDS encoding GNAT family N-acetyltransferase, with protein sequence MPVEITEQCLNRLRTYGSIPISFTVDSKYRVDAVGRGRGAWRLTEESVDHPYVKDYDEGGERPLRWAQQFDLSNWVILAALQDSARLGGAVVAWNTPGVNMLEDREDLAVLWDVRVHPRRRREGIGKRLFDHAAAWARAKGCRQLKVETQNINVPACKFYAKQGCYLGAVQPGAYPEYPNEVRLLWYLDL encoded by the coding sequence ATGCCAGTTGAAATCACCGAACAGTGCCTTAATCGGTTGCGCACGTATGGCAGTATTCCCATCTCGTTCACGGTCGACTCCAAGTACCGAGTCGATGCCGTTGGTCGCGGGCGTGGCGCCTGGAGACTGACCGAGGAAAGCGTGGATCACCCCTATGTCAAAGACTATGACGAGGGAGGCGAGCGACCGCTCCGGTGGGCGCAGCAATTCGATCTCTCTAACTGGGTAATCTTAGCAGCACTACAGGACTCGGCACGACTTGGCGGGGCTGTCGTCGCTTGGAACACTCCCGGCGTAAACATGCTGGAGGATCGCGAAGATCTCGCCGTGCTGTGGGACGTGCGGGTTCATCCGCGCCGCCGCCGAGAGGGCATAGGTAAACGGCTCTTCGACCACGCCGCCGCCTGGGCGCGCGCCAAGGGGTGCCGGCAACTCAAGGTGGAGACCCAGAACATCAACGTGCCGGCGTGTAAGTTCTATGCCAAGCAGGGCTGCTACCTTGGAGCCGTACAGCCTGGCGCCTATCCGGAGTACCCCAACGAAGTACGACTCCTTTGGTATCTGGACTTGTGA
- a CDS encoding SulP family inorganic anion transporter: MTYNLQTLRGDIFGGITAAVVGLPVSLAFGVASGLGALAGIYGAIAVGFFAAVFGGTKSQISGPTGPMAVAMAVIVTTHADTLPEAFTIVIMAGLLQIALGVMRIGRFVAFTPYSVISGFMSGIGVIIMLLQTLPFMGAAGATGGPLGAVRAWPQAIGNINFSALAIAAVTLVVGILWPQQLRRYFPPTLAALVAGTLLGVLWLTNVPVIGEVPTGLPQIEMPAISAGILVRAIEPALILALLGSIDSLLTSLIADAMTRTRHNPNRELVGQGIGNLITGFIGGLPGAGATMGTVVNIRAGGQTQVSGALRAAILLALVLGLGKYVEAIPHAVLAGILMKVGWDIIDWRFILRMHRVQREHLLVMLITLGLTVFVDLVTAVAIGLIAAGMASARQFERLELDRVVSVPLLDQTFFGSEETDEKADAFSARVGLVALRGSFSVASSNKLINTISVDIRDHEVVILDFTETVYIDDSAALVVEQMIDTAIAEDTECIIMGLTGPPAFALRALNILQRVPADQFAKDLDEAKEVAQRLLPE; the protein is encoded by the coding sequence GTGACGTACAACCTCCAAACACTGCGTGGAGACATCTTTGGCGGCATTACCGCAGCCGTGGTGGGCCTGCCGGTGTCTTTGGCTTTTGGTGTAGCGTCCGGCTTGGGCGCGCTGGCGGGCATCTACGGCGCCATTGCCGTCGGGTTCTTCGCTGCGGTCTTTGGGGGCACGAAGTCGCAGATTTCAGGTCCCACCGGCCCCATGGCGGTTGCCATGGCCGTCATCGTCACCACCCACGCCGACACGCTTCCCGAAGCCTTCACCATCGTCATCATGGCCGGCCTGCTGCAGATTGCGCTCGGCGTCATGCGGATCGGGCGCTTCGTGGCCTTCACGCCGTACTCGGTGATTTCCGGCTTCATGTCCGGCATCGGCGTCATCATCATGCTCCTCCAGACGCTGCCATTCATGGGAGCAGCCGGTGCGACGGGCGGCCCGCTGGGGGCCGTGCGCGCGTGGCCGCAGGCAATCGGCAACATAAACTTCAGCGCACTTGCCATCGCCGCCGTGACTCTTGTCGTGGGTATACTCTGGCCCCAGCAACTGCGGCGATACTTTCCTCCTACCTTGGCGGCTTTGGTCGCCGGTACGCTGCTGGGCGTGCTGTGGCTGACCAATGTGCCGGTGATTGGGGAGGTGCCGACGGGTCTGCCGCAGATCGAGATGCCGGCCATTTCGGCCGGGATTCTCGTCAGGGCCATCGAGCCTGCCCTAATCCTCGCGCTGCTCGGTTCCATTGACAGTCTGCTCACTTCACTGATCGCCGACGCCATGACCCGCACGCGCCACAACCCCAACCGCGAGTTGGTAGGCCAGGGCATCGGCAATCTGATTACTGGATTCATCGGAGGCTTGCCGGGGGCCGGCGCTACGATGGGCACGGTGGTGAACATCCGTGCCGGTGGGCAGACGCAAGTATCCGGCGCCCTGCGGGCGGCCATTTTGCTCGCGCTTGTGCTGGGGCTCGGTAAGTACGTCGAGGCCATCCCTCATGCCGTGTTGGCTGGCATTCTGATGAAAGTCGGCTGGGACATCATCGACTGGCGCTTTATCTTACGCATGCACCGCGTGCAGCGGGAACACCTGCTGGTGATGCTGATCACCTTGGGACTCACCGTCTTCGTCGACCTTGTCACCGCCGTAGCTATTGGACTGATCGCCGCAGGCATGGCGAGCGCGCGCCAGTTCGAGCGCCTGGAGCTCGATAGAGTCGTCTCAGTGCCGCTGCTGGACCAGACCTTCTTTGGCAGTGAGGAGACTGATGAAAAGGCGGACGCCTTCTCCGCCCGCGTGGGGCTGGTGGCGCTCAGAGGCAGCTTCTCCGTCGCCTCGTCCAACAAGCTCATCAACACGATCAGCGTGGACATTCGCGACCATGAGGTCGTCATCCTCGACTTCACTGAGACCGTCTACATCGACGACAGCGCCGCGCTGGTGGTGGAGCAGATGATCGATACCGCCATTGCGGAAGACACCGAGTGCATCATCATGGGTCTCACCGGCCCGCCTGCGTTTGCCCTGCGGGCGCTGAACATATTGCAGCGGGTCCCCGCCGATCAATTCGCGAAAGACCTCGACGAAGCCAAGGAAGTTGCGCAGCGCCTTTTGCCGGAATAG
- a CDS encoding potassium channel protein, producing MREHFHHILTAVAASRLTRGGLALALVFLVGSTGFVLIEGWGYFDAVYMTVVTMTTVGYEEVRPLSQLGRFFNLFLMLAGVGLMLYILTVTVQTVVEDEILRVFVRRRRMKARIDATRDHFILCGYGRVGREAASAFSGENVDVVVVDSAEPAVEIAGEDGLLAICRDATQNDSLHQAGIARARGLVAATGSDSNNVLITLTAKAINPNVTIVARADAVETRDKLRLAGADRVVTPYSIGGRRMALSAVRPLTADFLDDMLDSSRIGPRLAEIAVASESRYAGMDLAGFVALHHLQVLAVRKQDGQVLFTPAAEVVLEAGDRVVVAGDDDQLQHVKKDV from the coding sequence ATGCGAGAACACTTCCACCACATCCTCACAGCCGTTGCCGCCAGTCGGCTTACGCGTGGCGGTCTCGCTCTCGCCTTGGTTTTTCTCGTCGGCTCCACCGGGTTTGTCCTCATCGAGGGTTGGGGCTATTTTGACGCCGTTTACATGACGGTGGTCACCATGACGACTGTGGGGTATGAAGAGGTGCGGCCGCTTTCGCAGCTCGGCCGCTTCTTCAATCTTTTCCTCATGCTTGCCGGTGTTGGCTTGATGCTCTACATACTCACGGTCACCGTGCAGACCGTGGTTGAAGATGAAATACTCAGAGTATTCGTGCGGAGGCGACGTATGAAAGCCAGAATCGACGCAACCAGGGACCACTTCATCCTTTGCGGCTACGGCAGAGTGGGCCGTGAGGCCGCATCCGCGTTCAGTGGCGAAAACGTGGATGTGGTTGTGGTGGATAGCGCGGAACCTGCGGTGGAGATAGCGGGGGAGGATGGGCTGCTTGCCATCTGCAGGGACGCCACCCAGAATGACTCCCTCCACCAAGCCGGGATCGCGCGTGCCCGCGGTCTCGTCGCCGCCACCGGCAGCGACAGCAACAACGTGCTCATCACGCTCACCGCTAAGGCGATTAACCCCAATGTCACCATAGTCGCCCGTGCCGATGCCGTGGAGACGAGAGACAAACTCAGATTGGCGGGCGCGGACCGGGTAGTCACTCCCTACAGTATTGGCGGACGGCGCATGGCGCTCTCCGCTGTGAGACCGCTCACCGCCGACTTTCTCGATGACATGCTCGATTCCTCGCGCATTGGCCCAAGACTTGCCGAAATAGCCGTAGCCTCCGAGTCGCGCTACGCCGGTATGGACCTTGCTGGATTTGTGGCGCTACACCACCTGCAAGTGCTGGCCGTGAGAAAACAAGACGGACAGGTGCTCTTTACTCCGGCTGCGGAAGTCGTATTGGAGGCCGGTGACAGGGTTGTGGTGGCCGGAGACGACGACCAACTACAACACGTGAAGAAAGACGTCTAA
- a CDS encoding ATP-dependent helicase, translating to MAIPQQLTPDQQDVVDAKARISLVIAPAGSGKTEVLIRRIERLLDESQGDSFRLLAVTFTVKAADELKSRVSRSLGDEAWRVDANTIHGFALDWLQRSGQPVGISPDVVVYAQSRDCVDLLRRFLDSVEESHFEDRALLDILEQINDLRTSLVKPSAAPNQSFIGSSFQLPEIYEAYLTALDNAGGIDFPGMLVKLLDLFEADPAVLRRIQRTYYQILVDEGQDLTHAQAELLRTIKGDALELFVVADDRQSINGWAGGGMQWAEKLVGPHPQRFELRHNFRCATRILSLSRQVARHFNPPRADGGTPPGAPEGMLLQREAENSEEEAHIVGDWVDGLVLKGVDSSLLVPGEEPRVFAEDIAVIARTRYGLDDVQEELLKRGYQVSVQVDSGSFLSSSEARLFYALLEVKANPSNRPALRRVEEELFNLLGDYPELPQEQCGLTDVLMAVSGTPTDSMVELVIGSTLDADGLEELIKALKRGEYFLEPDVERLASWWTEYRASTALQDRNLGGFLRYLLRVQQTRPDEPGIRLTTTHRSKGLEFRAVAVVGLTQGAFPDYRSLSDQEALEAERRAFYVSITRASRALLLTWPQKRRTRYGERAAEPSQFLREAGL from the coding sequence ATGGCTATCCCCCAACAACTGACACCCGATCAGCAGGATGTTGTGGATGCGAAAGCACGGATTAGCCTCGTAATTGCTCCGGCAGGAAGTGGCAAGACTGAGGTGCTCATTCGCAGGATTGAGCGCTTGTTAGACGAGAGTCAAGGCGATTCCTTTCGGTTATTGGCCGTTACATTCACTGTCAAGGCCGCAGATGAACTGAAGAGTCGAGTGTCCCGATCCCTTGGAGATGAAGCCTGGAGGGTGGATGCGAATACAATCCACGGTTTTGCTCTCGACTGGCTGCAGCGCTCTGGCCAACCGGTTGGCATCTCGCCTGATGTTGTCGTTTATGCCCAAAGCCGCGACTGTGTGGATTTGCTTCGGCGTTTTTTGGACTCCGTGGAGGAGTCGCATTTTGAGGATCGAGCCCTGCTGGATATTCTCGAGCAAATAAACGACCTTAGAACTAGTCTTGTGAAGCCAAGCGCTGCGCCTAATCAGTCGTTTATTGGCTCGTCTTTCCAGCTTCCCGAAATTTACGAAGCATATTTGACCGCCTTGGACAACGCCGGGGGTATCGATTTTCCAGGTATGCTCGTGAAACTCCTAGACCTCTTTGAGGCCGACCCAGCGGTTCTCAGAAGAATCCAACGGACCTACTATCAGATTCTGGTAGATGAAGGTCAGGATCTGACACATGCTCAGGCAGAACTCCTGCGTACAATAAAGGGAGATGCCCTTGAGCTATTTGTGGTAGCTGACGACCGGCAGTCGATCAACGGCTGGGCGGGCGGCGGTATGCAGTGGGCAGAGAAGCTTGTAGGGCCGCACCCCCAGCGGTTTGAACTACGGCACAACTTCCGGTGCGCAACTCGAATCCTCTCGCTCTCCCGCCAGGTTGCCCGTCACTTCAATCCGCCCCGAGCAGATGGAGGAACGCCGCCCGGAGCTCCTGAGGGCATGCTACTCCAGCGTGAGGCGGAGAACTCTGAGGAAGAGGCGCACATAGTTGGTGATTGGGTCGATGGCCTTGTCCTGAAGGGTGTGGATTCCAGTCTCCTAGTCCCGGGAGAAGAACCTCGAGTTTTCGCTGAAGATATCGCGGTGATTGCCCGAACTCGCTATGGGCTTGATGACGTGCAAGAAGAACTACTCAAGCGCGGATACCAGGTGTCAGTCCAAGTTGACAGTGGGAGCTTCCTGAGTAGCTCCGAAGCGCGGCTATTCTACGCTCTTCTCGAAGTAAAGGCGAACCCAAGTAATCGGCCAGCGCTGCGCCGCGTAGAGGAAGAGCTGTTCAACCTACTCGGAGACTATCCTGAACTTCCTCAGGAGCAGTGCGGCCTCACCGATGTGCTAATGGCTGTCTCCGGGACTCCGACCGATAGCATGGTAGAACTCGTAATCGGCAGCACGCTTGATGCTGATGGTCTAGAGGAGTTGATTAAAGCATTGAAGCGTGGCGAGTATTTCCTTGAACCGGACGTGGAGCGACTTGCTAGCTGGTGGACTGAATATCGGGCGAGCACTGCACTGCAAGACAGGAATTTGGGAGGTTTCCTGCGATACCTTCTTCGCGTACAGCAAACCAGGCCAGACGAGCCTGGTATTCGGCTGACGACCACCCATCGTTCAAAGGGGCTTGAGTTTCGCGCGGTTGCCGTCGTTGGGTTAACCCAAGGCGCATTTCCTGATTACCGATCGTTGAGCGATCAAGAGGCCCTGGAGGCCGAGCGCCGAGCCTTCTATGTGTCTATCACTCGTGCCTCGCGTGCACTACTGCTAACCTGGCCTCAAAAGCGGCGGACTCGTTACGGCGAACGTGCAGCGGAGCCGTCGCAGTTTCTGCGTGAAGCTGGCCTGTAA
- a CDS encoding AAA family ATPase, whose amino-acid sequence MTDSYTTDAGPQAQTSPSADLMIDEVHVSDFRNIVDIRIPLQSGATFLVGENNAGKSSSLLAIATACGFHRATRDDLHQSDEGTSTEATIDLIIRSVGKEFVEAVAQRLNGNFSNGPGPGEWTAIRTRLVESRESSFLSTRRSYLSWDASTQTWIATTRAPSSQVLELLAAHLVDAFRDLSVDVLSRTSDWGRVLADLGVSEADRKTLEESLSDLGHSLQDASPTFRKLASELVKMKDSQSDVEEVQLRPLPGRLEDLARSVDIVVGAGSGRPALPMRLQGLGSRSLAALRVFRALCELRVGVDQGVRPQLITLLEEPEAHLHPQAQAAMYRFIQDLPGQVVVATHSSVLIGETDLEAVRILRSTKEGTTVHKLGSDTAKKLAVFRRYISRPLGELFFARMVVLVDGAAERITLPELLGPLLGRDIAGLGLTILDMESPSREWVKKVVEGLDALGGIPWIAFVDNDSDGLHAIDGCIGSDGTPLSTSHSQVVVSGNKQLEQLLLDAGYGPEIEMVANKYSPRLSPDPASDQPRLAPYGPSMDAMYLAFLKKSKGWAGELIAREAMRNGKAAPAVVIDLASRIRATLNLVEPVTESYRAASGGV is encoded by the coding sequence ATGACTGATTCCTATACCACAGATGCCGGGCCGCAGGCCCAAACGTCACCTAGTGCCGATCTCATGATTGATGAGGTCCACGTTTCGGATTTCAGGAACATTGTCGACATTCGTATTCCCCTCCAATCGGGCGCGACGTTTCTTGTCGGTGAGAACAACGCTGGGAAGTCCTCGTCCTTGCTCGCGATCGCTACAGCGTGTGGTTTCCACAGGGCAACCCGCGATGATCTCCACCAGAGCGACGAAGGCACATCGACCGAAGCTACTATCGATCTGATAATCCGTTCCGTAGGGAAAGAGTTCGTTGAGGCCGTGGCACAGCGTCTGAACGGCAATTTCAGTAACGGGCCGGGGCCCGGTGAGTGGACTGCCATCCGGACCAGACTCGTTGAAAGTCGGGAGTCTTCCTTCCTCAGCACGAGGCGGAGTTACTTATCATGGGACGCTAGTACGCAAACATGGATTGCGACGACACGCGCACCATCCTCGCAGGTCCTTGAGTTGTTGGCTGCCCATCTGGTCGATGCGTTCCGTGATCTCTCTGTCGATGTCCTCAGTCGCACCTCCGATTGGGGACGGGTATTAGCGGACCTTGGGGTAAGCGAAGCAGACCGCAAGACTCTAGAAGAGAGCCTCTCAGACCTTGGCCACTCATTGCAAGACGCGAGCCCAACCTTTAGGAAGCTCGCCTCGGAATTGGTGAAGATGAAAGACAGCCAGTCCGATGTCGAGGAGGTCCAGCTACGACCGCTTCCGGGACGCCTAGAGGATTTGGCTCGCTCCGTAGACATTGTAGTGGGAGCAGGAAGTGGTAGGCCGGCCCTTCCCATGCGTCTACAGGGGCTAGGCAGTCGAAGCCTAGCAGCGTTGAGAGTTTTCCGCGCGCTTTGCGAGCTTCGGGTTGGGGTCGATCAAGGAGTGCGTCCACAGTTAATCACGTTGCTGGAGGAACCTGAGGCCCACTTGCACCCACAAGCACAGGCGGCCATGTATCGCTTCATTCAGGACCTTCCTGGTCAAGTAGTAGTCGCCACTCATTCGAGCGTGCTGATCGGCGAAACCGATCTAGAGGCAGTGAGAATACTCCGTTCAACCAAAGAGGGGACCACTGTCCACAAGCTGGGAAGTGACACGGCCAAGAAGCTCGCGGTGTTTCGGCGCTACATATCACGTCCACTCGGCGAGCTGTTCTTCGCACGTATGGTTGTACTTGTGGATGGGGCGGCCGAGCGAATCACTCTTCCAGAATTGCTTGGCCCACTGCTCGGAAGAGATATCGCAGGGCTCGGATTGACCATTCTGGATATGGAAAGCCCGAGTAGGGAGTGGGTGAAGAAGGTAGTAGAAGGACTCGACGCGCTGGGTGGGATTCCTTGGATTGCGTTCGTAGATAACGATTCTGACGGGCTACATGCGATAGATGGGTGCATTGGGTCAGATGGGACGCCGCTGTCCACAAGCCATTCGCAGGTGGTGGTAAGTGGCAATAAGCAGCTTGAGCAACTACTTCTCGATGCCGGGTATGGCCCTGAGATTGAGATGGTTGCGAACAAGTATTCTCCACGTCTGTCACCCGACCCGGCCAGCGACCAGCCTCGTCTTGCCCCGTACGGACCCTCAATGGACGCAATGTACTTGGCTTTCCTGAAGAAGTCCAAAGGCTGGGCTGGAGAGTTGATAGCTCGTGAAGCAATGCGGAATGGTAAGGCAGCACCTGCTGTGGTTATCGATCTGGCGAGTCGCATTCGAGCCACTCTCAACCTTGTCGAGCCTGTCACGGAATCGTACCGCGCGGCCTCCGGGGGAGTGTAG
- the katG gene encoding catalase/peroxidase HPI, with product MLRHAQLTCGRRGTVSTNQDWWPNQLNLKALRQDSPHSDPMEEDFDYAEAFSSLDVAALKQDIDAVMTTSQDWWPADYGHYGPLFIRMTWHAAGTYRISDGRGGGGAGYQRFAPLNSWPDNANLDKARRLLWPIKQKYGRSISWADLIIYAGNCALESMGFKTLGFGFGRPDVWEADETYWGSEKTWLDDERHDGEGELEGPLAADHMGLIYVNPEGPNGNPDPLAAAKFIRQTFSRMAMNDEETVALIAGGHTFGKAHGAMADDNVGPEPEGASIEEQGLGWKNDAGSGKGEDTFTSGLEGAWTDNPVKWDNNFFENLHEHDWELTKSPAGKWQYTPKNASAVATVPDAHDPAKMHAPMMLTTDLSLKVDPDYAPIAKRFLESQEELEDAFARAWFKLIHRDMGPRNRYLGPLVPEELLLWQDPVPDVDHALIDEQDSADLKARVLASGLTVSQMVATAWASASSFRGTDKRGGANGARIRLAPQKDWTVNNPAELQEVLQTLEQVQADFNGGQTDGKRVSLADLIVLAGCAGVEQAARNAGHEVQVPFAPGRTDAAQEWTDVESFAVLEPTADGFRNYLQAEHREPAEELLVERAYLLTLTAPEMAVLVGGLRVLDANTGQAQHGVFTERPGALTNDFFVNLLDMDTAWHVSAESEEIFEGHDRQTGELKWTGTRVDLIFGSNSELRAYAEVYGCDDAQEMFVRDFVSAWDKVMNLDRFDLA from the coding sequence ATATTGCGCCATGCGCAATTGACGTGTGGAAGGAGAGGCACTGTGAGTACCAACCAAGACTGGTGGCCGAATCAGTTGAATCTGAAGGCACTGCGCCAGGATTCTCCCCATTCCGATCCGATGGAAGAGGACTTCGATTACGCGGAGGCGTTCAGTAGCCTCGACGTGGCTGCATTGAAGCAGGACATCGATGCGGTCATGACGACATCGCAAGACTGGTGGCCGGCCGACTACGGCCACTACGGCCCGCTCTTCATCCGCATGACGTGGCACGCCGCGGGCACGTACCGCATCAGCGACGGTCGGGGCGGCGGCGGCGCCGGGTACCAACGCTTTGCCCCCCTCAATAGCTGGCCCGACAACGCGAACCTGGACAAGGCGCGCCGCTTGCTCTGGCCGATCAAGCAGAAGTACGGCCGCAGCATCTCCTGGGCGGACCTCATCATCTATGCCGGCAACTGCGCCCTTGAATCCATGGGTTTCAAGACTCTTGGCTTCGGTTTCGGACGTCCGGACGTCTGGGAAGCCGACGAGACGTATTGGGGGTCTGAGAAAACTTGGCTCGACGACGAGCGGCACGACGGTGAAGGCGAACTTGAGGGGCCTCTGGCCGCCGACCACATGGGCCTGATCTACGTGAACCCCGAAGGACCGAACGGCAATCCGGACCCCCTCGCGGCGGCGAAGTTCATACGCCAAACCTTCAGCCGCATGGCGATGAATGACGAGGAGACCGTAGCGCTCATTGCCGGTGGACATACCTTTGGCAAAGCGCATGGCGCAATGGCTGACGACAACGTCGGTCCCGAGCCCGAGGGAGCGAGCATAGAGGAGCAGGGCCTCGGCTGGAAGAACGACGCCGGCAGCGGCAAAGGCGAAGATACGTTCACCAGCGGTTTGGAAGGCGCGTGGACCGATAACCCGGTGAAGTGGGACAACAATTTCTTTGAGAACTTGCACGAACACGATTGGGAGTTGACCAAGAGCCCCGCCGGCAAATGGCAGTACACGCCCAAGAATGCGTCTGCGGTGGCCACCGTGCCGGATGCGCACGATCCCGCCAAGATGCACGCTCCCATGATGCTTACCACGGACCTCTCACTGAAGGTGGACCCGGATTACGCGCCAATTGCAAAGCGTTTCCTCGAGAGTCAAGAGGAACTGGAAGACGCCTTTGCGCGGGCATGGTTCAAGCTGATCCACCGCGACATGGGGCCGCGAAACCGGTATCTGGGGCCCCTGGTTCCCGAAGAGCTGCTATTGTGGCAAGACCCTGTGCCCGACGTGGACCACGCGCTGATCGACGAGCAGGATAGCGCGGACCTCAAAGCGCGGGTGCTCGCCTCGGGTCTAACCGTTTCCCAAATGGTCGCGACCGCCTGGGCGTCGGCTTCATCGTTCCGCGGCACCGACAAGCGCGGCGGCGCTAACGGGGCGCGCATCCGCCTGGCGCCGCAGAAGGATTGGACGGTCAACAACCCGGCCGAGCTTCAAGAAGTGCTGCAGACGCTAGAGCAGGTCCAGGCAGACTTCAACGGCGGGCAGACCGACGGCAAGCGGGTCTCCCTGGCCGACCTGATCGTCCTGGCCGGATGCGCCGGCGTGGAGCAAGCTGCCAGGAATGCGGGACACGAGGTACAGGTACCCTTTGCGCCGGGGCGCACGGATGCTGCGCAGGAGTGGACCGACGTCGAGTCGTTCGCCGTGCTCGAACCCACCGCGGACGGTTTTCGCAACTACCTGCAGGCCGAACATCGCGAACCGGCGGAGGAACTCCTGGTAGAGCGGGCCTACTTGCTCACGCTCACCGCCCCTGAGATGGCAGTGCTCGTGGGCGGCTTGCGCGTGCTGGATGCGAACACCGGCCAAGCGCAGCACGGCGTCTTTACCGAGCGACCGGGAGCGTTGACCAACGACTTCTTTGTGAACCTGCTCGACATGGACACCGCGTGGCACGTGTCGGCGGAGTCTGAGGAGATCTTCGAGGGACACGACCGCCAGACCGGCGAACTCAAGTGGACCGGTACCCGGGTGGACCTGATCTTCGGTTCAAACTCCGAACTGCGCGCCTACGCCGAGGTCTACGGCTGCGACGACGCGCAAGAGATGTTCGTCCGCGACTTCGTGAGCGCGTGGGATAAGGTCATGAACCTCGATCGCTTCGACCTGGCGTAA
- a CDS encoding ABC transporter permease subunit has protein sequence MIAHVLRLSVWEWHKLRRRLLPWILLAIVVILMQVAVWGAYVVHRTEPFSPRHGIGIGETASETASETASENKETIFEAEWTCKDVRGDRIPPGVEELADEHRESALASVEEFRESCAGYEEFRTFTSNAVLLPNSILLGFTLLQGTLFILVSILGAAALGAEYGWGTLRTVLTKGTGRWQFLTAKLVALMLATLAGLIVAAATVALSSVLIGFFGLEGDSLQGSAEWLDVPIKMGTLLFSFLPYVMLALLATAVTSSTALGIVAFVVYYLIETTLIPVFSNFEWFQRISEYLLSTNATTVLQASYGEVSINIGDNGDAAQPELLHAFLVLAGYTLVFGVLTFWLFQRRDITGAKGG, from the coding sequence ATGATTGCCCACGTCTTGCGACTCAGTGTTTGGGAATGGCACAAGCTCCGCCGCCGCCTGTTGCCGTGGATACTGTTGGCAATTGTCGTGATCCTGATGCAGGTTGCGGTTTGGGGCGCCTACGTTGTGCACCGCACCGAACCCTTCTCGCCGCGGCATGGCATCGGCATAGGCGAGACTGCAAGCGAGACTGCAAGCGAGACCGCAAGCGAGAACAAGGAAACGATCTTCGAAGCGGAATGGACGTGCAAGGACGTGCGGGGCGACCGCATCCCACCGGGAGTCGAAGAGCTCGCTGACGAGCATCGCGAGAGTGCGCTGGCGAGTGTGGAGGAATTCCGCGAATCATGCGCAGGCTATGAGGAGTTCCGCACGTTCACCAGCAACGCCGTCTTGCTGCCGAATAGCATCCTCTTGGGCTTCACGCTGTTGCAGGGAACTCTGTTTATCCTCGTCAGCATCTTAGGTGCGGCGGCGCTGGGTGCCGAATACGGCTGGGGCACGCTGCGCACGGTGCTTACGAAAGGCACCGGCCGCTGGCAGTTCCTGACGGCAAAGCTCGTCGCGCTCATGCTGGCCACACTGGCTGGCTTGATTGTGGCCGCCGCCACCGTGGCGCTGAGCAGCGTCTTAATCGGGTTTTTCGGTCTGGAAGGCGATTCGCTGCAGGGCTCGGCAGAATGGCTAGACGTGCCCATCAAGATGGGGACTCTGCTCTTCAGCTTCCTCCCCTACGTCATGCTGGCGCTGCTCGCTACGGCGGTGACTTCCTCGACGGCGCTCGGCATCGTCGCATTTGTGGTCTACTACCTGATTGAAACGACGCTGATTCCAGTTTTCAGCAACTTTGAATGGTTCCAGCGAATCTCCGAGTACTTGCTCAGCACTAACGCTACGACCGTGCTCCAAGCGAGTTACGGCGAGGTAAGTATAAATATCGGAGATAACGGCGACGCGGCGCAGCCGGAACTCCTCCACGCCTTTCTCGTCCTGGCAGGGTATACGCTCGTCTTCGGCGTACTGACGTTCTGGCTCTTCCAGCGGCGGGACATCACCGGCGCCAAAGGCGGCTGA